A window of the Arachis duranensis cultivar V14167 chromosome 5, aradu.V14167.gnm2.J7QH, whole genome shotgun sequence genome harbors these coding sequences:
- the LOC107487946 gene encoding uncharacterized protein LOC107487946: MANVRPHDPLKLYIAAYINTIGCMLAQDDENGHERAVYYLSRVLTDIEIRYFPIKKLCLSLYYACMKLKCYMVAKLVKVTAQTDLIKYMLSFPMLRGRLEKWMLTLTEFDLQYVPAKAIKGQIIADFLVDNSKDLNDQRANVIDIEVDYWKLYFDGSKYKDSSGVGILIISPEGIPSEFLFELKYPYSNNVAEYETLILGLEILISKGALEVQILGNSQLVLKQLSKEFKCNNEKLQKYLTTAWELLTSFRKFSLVYIPKIHNEIANKLAQIASRYRIGPETLKKFASIHQILVPMNEREALCIDEWENDD, from the coding sequence ATGGCGAATGTTCGTCCACATGACCCTTTGAAGTTATACATTGCAGCATATATAAACACAATTGGGTGTATGTTAGCCCAAGATGATGAGAATGGGCATGAACGGGCAGTTTATTACCTTAGTCGGGTGCTAACTGATATCGAGATAAGGTATTTCCcgataaaaaaattgtgtttgtcTTTATATTATGCCTGTATGAAACTAAAATGTTATATGGTGGCTAAATTGGTGAAAGTTACAGCACAAACTGATCTCATCAAATATATGTTAAGTTTCCCAATGTTACGAGGACGTTTAGAAAAATGGATGCTAACTTTGACAGAGTTTGATTTACAGTATGTCCCGGCCAAAGCTATAAAAGGTCAGATCATTGCAGATTTTCTTGTAGATAATTCGAAAGATCTGAATGACCAGAGGGCAAATGTAATCGACATTGAAGTCGATTATTGGAAGTTATATTTTGATGGATCGAAGTATAAAGATAGTTCAGGGGTTGGAATTCTTATTATCTCACCAGAGGGAATTCCATCAGAATTcttgtttgaattaaaatatccTTACTCGAATAATGTGGCAGAGTACGAAACTTTGATTTTGGGTCTCGAAATATTAATTAGTAAAGGGGCTTTAGAAGTTCAAATACTAGGGAATTCTCAGTTGGTTTTAAAGCAGTTATCGAAGGAGTTTAAATGCAATAATGAGAAGTTGCAAAAGTATTTAACAACTGCTTGGGAGTTGTTAACCTCCTTTCGAAAATTTTCTTTGGTTTACATCCCCAAGATCCATAATGAAATTGCTAATAAATTAGCCCAAATTGCTTCGAGATATAGAATCGGTCCAGAAACTCTTAAAAAATTTGCTAGTATCCATCAAATATTAGTGCCTATGAATGAAAGAGAGGCTTTATGCATAGATGAATGGGAAAACGATGATTGA